The Caldisalinibacter kiritimatiensis DNA segment CTAAAGACTAGAAAAATGAATGAATAAGGCAGGTGTTACAGATGTTACAGATATTTGTTTATTCCTTTATATAAAGAGAAAAAGAGAGTAGATAAAAAATTATTATATATAAAATAAATATATATATTATATATATAATCTGTAACAATGTTAAAAAATTATCAACCTGCCGTGAAAATCGGAGGTGTAAGATTATGAATATAACAAAAACAAATGAAACTAATATAGAGCAAAAGAAATCTGAGGAGAAAAAAATCGTATTTATATGCAGTCCCTTTGCAGGGGATATTGAGGGAAACACAGAGAGAGCAAGAAGATATGGAAGATTTGCTGTAACTAAAAATGCTATACCCATTATACCTCATCTCATGTATCCACAGTTTTTATGTGAGGACGAGCCTGAAGAAAGAAAACTAGGACTAGCTATGGGATTAGTACTTTTATCAAAATGCCAGGAACTGTGGGTGTTTGGTGGTAAAGTAACATCGGGAATGGCTGTAGAAATAGATAAAGCAAAAAGTGTTAATATGCCTATTAGATATTTTGATACTCATTGTAAACCAGTGGGAGGGATGAGGTGATGAATGTGAAAGATTGCTTTGCTTATAAAAATAAAAGATGCAGCATTTTAAAATCAAACAAGTGTGAAGGAACTGAGTGTGGATTTTATAAAACAGAGGAAGAATTTAAGCTAGGACAAAAGAAGGCACTTGAGAGAATACTTTCTTTAAATAAAGATAAAAGGGATTATATAATTGAAACCTACTATGGTGGAAAAATAGAGGTGATATAGCCATGAAAGCTAAGGAATATTTATCGCAGGCTATTTGGCTTGATAAAAAGATTAATAATAAGCTTGAAGAGAAACAAAGGCTAGAAAGTTTGGCCCAAAAAGTCACAGTAGATATTACACAAGAAAAAGTATGTGGCAAAAAAATAACAAGTCCTATGGAAAATGCTATTGTTAAGCTTATAGATTTAAGTCATGAAATAAATGATGATATTGATAAATTAGTTGATTTAAAAAGAGAAATACTAGAAACTATTAACAAGGTAAATGATATTACTTGCCAAGTTCTTTTAGAAATGAGATATATATGCGGTAAAAGCTGGGAAGATGTAGCAAGTGCTATGGGTTATGACAGGAGTACAATATTTAGAATTCATGGAAAAGCATTAAAAGAAGTTCAAAAAATAAAAAGTTGCGACTAAATGAGATTGAATGCGACTATGAAAGTGTAGTAAAATATAAAATGTAAAGGTATAGAAAAATCAAGAGTACCATATGCTGTTTGAATAGGCCGAGGTTATATCGATTCGATTCCAAGGAAACGCAGCATTCTTGATAAAATGGGCCCTCAATTAAAGAGAAGAGGGTCTTTTCTATGCCAGGAAAATTAGAAAGTTAAAGCAAAGTACAAATCATAGGTTTTTATGCAAAATAAAACAATATAAAGAATTTAGCAAAATATGTTATACTGAATTTGTAGAAATGTATTTGAGTTGGTGGAAATCCCACTATTTATGGTAAATATTTTTTAGATAAAGGGGAGAAGATATGGCAAGAAGTATTGATCTATCAAAGACACAACAATACCTAGAGTGGTTAAAGACAAAATTATACCTTGATTCAAATGCCAGTAGGGCAAGTAAAAGAGTTGTTAAAAGAGGTGAGGTTTATAGATGTAATCTAGGTCTAGGAATTGGTAGTGAAGAGTGTAAGGAGAGACCATGTGTTATTCTTCAAAGCGATGCTGGTAATGTTACATCACCTAATACAATAGTTGCACCAATAACTCATACGGGATCTACATTACCTGTAGTGGTACCAATTGCTAATAAATATAACGAATCTGGTAAAATTATTTTAGATGGTAATGTGCTATTAGGTAATATAGTATGTGTAAGTAAGGCAAGATTAGGAGACTTTGTAACAAAACTAGATTCATCTGAGATGGAGGCTGTAGATGAAGCTATAGCAATTTCTGTTGATATAAAGCGTCATTACGATAAATTGAAAAATATTTTGGATGATAAAGTAGTGTATATAGGGAAACTTAAAGACAAAATTAGTGTTTTGGAAGATGAGTTATCTAAGAAAGAAGATGAATTAAATCGCTTTATTTCAATTAAAGAAGAGTTTGGGATTGAGGATATGCAGGAATTTGAAAAACAAATAAGAGAGGCCTTTTTGAAATAATCACTAGACAAAAAGGAATAAAAATGTTATTATAGTTATACAAAGATGCTATTCACGAGCGGGATAGTGGTAATACTAATTCAAAATGGGGACTACGAGCGAGTCCCTATGTATCTTTTTTGAAATTTATTTAACATAATTACTTTTTATGAATATAATATTAACAAATGGATATAAATATAATATACAAAGATGCTTTGGGATGAATGCTCAAAGTGGTATTAAAGTCAAAGATGGGGAGTCACGAGTGGGCTCCCTGGTATTATTTTTTGAAAAGGGCCAGCTAACCATAAGTTGGTCTTTTTTTATGCCTAAATTTTGGAGATGAAAAAAATGAGAAAATGTAAAAAATGTCTATGGGGAACATGGCTTACACCAAAGAAGGTGTACTGCATGTTCCCTGTTTGTTTTAAAGAAAAAACAGCGAAGGAGAAAAGTTATGCCAAGAAAACCAAAGCGCATGTGCAGCTTCCCAGGCTGCCCAGAACTGACGCAAGGAAGATACTGCGAGAAACATCAGAAGGAAGAGACGAAGAAATATAACAGAAGTAGAAAATATAAAAAGCTGTATAACAGCAGTAAATGGCAAAGGTTAAGGAAAAAGGTGTTAGTAAAACAGCCTCTTTGTGTTGAGTGTGAAAAGAATGGAGAACTTACTCCAGCAACTGTAGTGGACCATATTGTACCCCATCATGGCGATGAAGCTTTATTTTGGAATGAAGATAACCTTCAGTCACTTTGTAAATTATGTCACGATAGAAAAACAGCAAAAGAAGATGGTCGGTGGGGGAGAAAAAATAAAGTTTATACATATTAATTTTATGTGGATAATTCTGTGGATAAACTGTTGGTATCTTATGGATAGTTTACATAGGGGTAGGGGGTATAACATCTCAACACATTGAAACCACAGGAACGGGGCGGGACCTTCACAGATTAATTCGCAAAATTCAAGGGGAGGGGGTCAAAGGGCAATAGTTAGGCTGGGAGCATTGAAATAAAGGGGGTTATAGAAAATATAGCACCTGAAAAATCCCTCTTTAAAGGGCAGTTTAAGGGTACTTTTTTAGTATGAGAAATATGCAGAAAAATAGCCCTCCTAAAATTAAGAGAGCTATTTAATATATCTCTTTAATTGTTCATAAAAATTTTCACGAGTACCGGCGAGAAGTACAATGACTTTTTTACCATTGACTTCATTGATAGTATAGGCAATTTCATAGTTTGTACCTTGATATCTTACATCATATCCATAGATGCCAGATAAATCACCACGCTTTGGCTGACCAATATAAGGATCTTTACTTATTTTTTGTAAAGCTGTTTTATAAGCATCTTTTAGAGGTTTTTCTTTTAGTTTTTTAAAATAACGTGCTGCCTGGGAATTGAACTGTATTTCATACATATCTAGTTCTCCGGTCCAAAGATGTCTTCAAAGCTTTCAGATTTCTTTTCTCCGGCAGCAATGGCATCTGCATCTTCAAGCATATGAGTAATAGCTTTTTTGATATTCTTGCTTTGGGCCTCAAATTTTTTTACTAATTCATTACCTGAGTAACCTTGTGCAATAAGGTCTTTTAGTATTTCCACAGAAAATTCACCAGAATCTCTATTTAGAGGTCTGATTACAATAGCATCATCTTCAAGGGTGCATTCGACCTGATTATCAAGACCAAGATGTTTATAGAATTTTAAAGGTATCGTAATCTGACGTTTCTTAGAAACACTAATTATTTTACGATCCATATTATCACGCTCCATAACAGTTGCATTCATATCTCTAACCTCCCTATAGTATATGCAAAATTTATAAAAACAATACCAAAACCTTTATTTCTTTATAATTATTATAACAAAGAAACAAAGAAAATTCAATTAAGAAGAAAGTTGGTGAATAAAGAGTGAAAAGAACAGAAGAATTAAAAGTGTTACCCATAGATGAACTTATCCCTTATGCTAATAATGCCAGAACCCATAGCAAAGAGCAGATAAAAAAGCTTAGAAGCAGTCTTAGAGAATTTGGGTTTGTAAATCCAATACTAATCGATAAAGATAAGAACATAATTGCAGGCCATGGCAGAGTATCTGCAGCAAAGGAAGAGGGAATAAAAGAAGTACCCTGCGTGTTAGTAGAGCACTTAACAGAGGCACAAAAGAAAGCATATATTTTAGCTGATAACAGATTAGCTTTAGGTGCTGGATGGGACAAAGAGCTATTGGCCCTAGAACTAGAGAATTTAAAAGAACTGGATTTTGATATAAACCTTATTGGATTTGATGCTGCAGAGATAGAAGATTTGTTTTCTAACATTCATGATAAAGAAGTAAAAGACGATGATTTTGATGTAGATGCAGCCCTTGAAGAAGAGCCAATATCAAAACAAGGAGATATATGGATACTTGGAAAGCATAGGATTATCTGTGGGGACAGTACAAAAGCAGAAACTTATGAGAAGCTTATGGAAGGTAAGAGAGCAAACTTAGTGGTTACCGATCCCCCTTACGGCGTATCATATGAAGGAGTTGCAGGAACCATACAAAATGACAATCTTGATAATGATGCTTTTTACAAATTTTTATATGATGCTTTTAAAAACATGGAAAGTGTAATGGCAGATGATGCATCAATATATGTTTTTCATGCAGATACCAAAGGACTAATATTTAGAAAGGCCTTCGAAGATGCAGGATTCTATTTATCAGGGGTTTGTCAATGGGTTAAAAATTCATTAGTTTTAGGAAGAAGTCCTTATCAATGGAAACACGAACCCTGCCTCTTTGGTTGGAAAAAGAAAGGAAAACACAAATGGTATGCAGGAAGACAAGAAACTACAGTTTGGAATTTTGATAGACCTACAAAATCAAAATTACATCCAACTACAAAACCTATACCCTTAATAGCATATCCTATAAAAAATAGTTCTGTTAGTAACTGCATAGTTCTAGAGCCTTTTGCAGGAAGCGGATCAACAATTATCGTTTGTGAACAACTCGATAGAATATGTTACGGGATAGAGTTAGATGAAAAATACTGTGATGTAATTGTTAAAAGGTATATAGCGTATGTTGGCACTGATGAAGAAGTTTTTGTAATAAGGGATGGGGAGAAAATATCTTACAGAAATATGGATATAACAAAATAAATTCCTTGACTTTACCTGTGTTTAGAGTGATGTATATAGTAACAAAAAACACAGGAGGGATTTTAAATGGATAGAAAGGAACTAGTAAAAAAGTTAAGTGAACATTTTGGAGTGAAATCTAAGTATCTTGGAGCACCAAGCTTTGCATACCAAATTGAAACAGAAGGTGAAACCTACACAATTGACAGAGAAGGGAGAATTATAAAACGTTCAGGAGAAGAAATACAATTTAAACAGTTATTAAAAGGACCTGAAAAAGTAGAACCTAAGGAATTAGAAACTAGGACAGCTAATGAAACACTAGCTGAAGATATAGTAATTATTTTACCAATGGCAGACCATAGTGGAAAAACCTTAAGAAATCTAGTTAACATGATTTACAGCAAGCAAGACCTTATTAAAAAAGCTTTAGAAATTGAGAAAGATTTAGTAAAAGACGATTTTGCCATAGGCATTAACGAAGTTAAAATCGAAACCTTAGAAGATTTTAAAACTGCCCTTGAAGACATAGGAAAGAATAGCTGCCCAAGCATTGAATTTAATTTCTATGATAAAAAAATATATTTTAATTTTTTACAAGTAGAAGAAGAAAATACTGAAAAGATTAAAGTTTATAAACAGTTTGTATCTATACTAAATGAAAACGCTAAAAAGTTAAAACATGCTTCAGCAAAGGCTAAACCTACAGATAATGAAAAATATACCTTTAAGGAACGCTGAACCGGGTTCATCGTTCCACGTAAGGTTGGTGGACAGGCATAGTACTATTGCTTGTCCTCTATTTTTTATTCTAATTTGTATTGAAGGAGTAATAATAGATGCGTAACTTAAAAGCTAGAAGATATATTTATTTAATTGTAACTGTAATCATATTAAGCTTTATAGTTTTTATAAACACTATAGGCAATATCTTAGTAGATATAGATGAGGTTGAGAAAAGTGACATCATAGTAGTCCTTATGGGGAGTATTCCTGATAGAATACTAGAAGCAGTTGATTTATATAAAAGTGGATATAGTGATAATATAGTTATTGTAGATGAATATAAAAGTCCGTTGATAGAAGAAAAGAACATCGATACTCCTGTAGGAGCAAGTATAAACAAAAGTATTGCAGTTGAGATGGGAGTACCTAGAGAAAATATAACTATCATTGATGGTAATACATTTAGTACTCAAGACGAAGCAGTAAATATAAGATACTACTTAAAAGAAAATAAAGATATAAACTCTATGATACTAGTTACTTCAAAGTATCATTCCTTTAGAGCTAAAAAGATTTTTGAAAAAGCATTGGATTCGTTAGATAGGGATGTTAAAGTTATTTCTCGTCCTACTAAGTATGATGAATTTAATCATGATAGATGGTGGCAAAATAGAGAAGATATTGAAAAGGTAGTATTTGAAGTGATAAAGTTATTGAACTTTTACTTTATAGACCAGTTTAAGTTGTAGAAAAGGAAAGTGGAACGCTGAACCGGGTTCAGCGTTCCTTTTTAGCATCAGAGTAAAGTGAAAACAAATTTACAGTGATATCCCTAAGATTTTGCATGAAAAATATAGGAGGGATTTGTATTTCTTTATCGAAGTAATGAAGTAACTCCAACATTAGATACTATTTTTTTAATAGTGGGATGTTTGATAGGTTCTATATTCTGTAGATAAAATACAAGTGTTTGTTATACCTTCAAACAATAAGATTGATGAAGAAAGATTATATGATAAAGCTATGTATGACTTAACCTCTGTTGATGAGTGTTTAAGTATTTGTGTACATGAATATGATATTGAAAGAAATAAAAAGCAAAGCTTCGATAATAGAGCAAGCTTAATTATAACCGTACTTACAGCTATTATAATTGCTATATATGATAAAATACCGTTGAAAAGTGCTCTATCGATGTTAGATGAACCTTTAACTTTTGTTGTATTGATGCAGATTATAACCACTGTACTCATTTACATACTTTTAATTACTGCATTCTATTATGGAATAAGAATTATTTCTGTAAAGACGTTTGAGAATTTTGATATAACAATTATTGATGGTGATTTTATAGCAGCAGCAAAGATGGATTCAGTATCAAAACTGCTTGAGATTTACCTTAATCTTACCGTAATTCATAGAAGAAAAAATGAGACTTTTGACACTACGTATAAGAGAGGGAGGGATTAATTATGAGTAATAATAATTCTAATGAATTAAAAAAATTGTTATTGATACAGCCAAGTTACGTACTGATGCGGGAAAAAGATTAGATACCACTGGCACAGTTATTATGTTTGATGAAAAAGGGAATATGATGAAGCTTAGATTATTTAAAGACATCCATGAAGAAGAGATAAAAGAATATAATTTAAAGTATTATTTTAGTAGCGTTAAATAAAAGAGGTATTTGCTATGATAAAATATATAACCGATAAAGAGCTAAGGGAATTACGTCAAAAAAATGAACAGCATTTTAGAAATATTGAGGCTGCCACAAAATTAAGACGTGAGGCAATGAAATCCAAAACTGGAGTAGTAGGGAATAATTTCTGGTCGGATTTTGTGGCCGAGCAAATGAATAAGGGTAGTATAATACAATATCCTCATGGAAGAGTAATGTGTTTTGGTGAAGCATCAAATTATTATCGTGGGCAACTAAAAGATTATGGTAGTTGTAAACCTACATTATTTCGAGGGACCCTTACCGAATCAAAAGAAATGATACTTCTTAAGAAATTTGTATCTGGCATGCAAATTATTGCCTTGAACAAATTGATAGAACCTCTGCATCAAGTTAGAAGCTGGAAATTTGGAGATATTTTCACATATATGATTGCTCAACATTATGGGATAAGAACAAAGTATTTGGATATCACAAGTAATATGGAAGTTGCACTTTTCTTTGCAACATGCATGCACATAGGGAATAATAGATATCGCCCAATTACAGAAGAAGATATTGAGAGTAATATCGGTAAAGAGGGGATGATTTACTGGCGGATAGGTGAATTAGATTATATAGAAGCTATAGAAAATAGACAAAGCATATATCCAATCGGTTATCAACCATTTTCTAGATGTCATAAACAATATGGGTATTTCATGGTTGGTAACGAGAATTTTGACTTAAATAATGAACCTAATTTTAATATCTATTATTTTAATAGAACACCCAATTTATCTAAGGAAATCTACGAAAAGTTTGACGGTGGAAAAACTTTATTTGAATATGATGCACTAGCTGAGCTCAAGGATATGTTAGATAGCATCCAGTCAACTAAGTTTTTTTCGGAAGAAGTTTTTGAAGAAACTGTAGCATTAGAGGAATTTTCTGTATGGGATAAGGATAGGTTGATTAAGGAATTAAACAATCAAATGGGAATCAGCATTGGTGGGAATAGTATAAAGCTTTCAAGACAGAGACGAAGAGCTATAGATCGAAAATGGTCAATAGAATCATTTGTTGAGAAGGAGGGGTTAGCACCAGGATACAGGATGGTCTACACATCGCCTAAGGCATAATGGAAAGTTTGGATAGTAACTAAAACCATCTTTTATAATTGTGTCAAAATGCTCCGGGAGGTCTATAAAGATGAAATGGTGATAGACAGTAGTTATGTTGGTTATGACTTTTTGTTATATGATAAATTTTAAAGGTGTAAATATAAAAAAGGATATGAAATTTTATGTGAATTTAATAATTGTAAGATTAGAGTTACATTTATAGAGAATGAATTTTCGCATACAT contains these protein-coding regions:
- a CDS encoding DUF4406 domain-containing protein; protein product: MNITKTNETNIEQKKSEEKKIVFICSPFAGDIEGNTERARRYGRFAVTKNAIPIIPHLMYPQFLCEDEPEERKLGLAMGLVLLSKCQELWVFGGKVTSGMAVEIDKAKSVNMPIRYFDTHCKPVGGMR
- a CDS encoding DUF1492 domain-containing protein, with amino-acid sequence MKAKEYLSQAIWLDKKINNKLEEKQRLESLAQKVTVDITQEKVCGKKITSPMENAIVKLIDLSHEINDDIDKLVDLKREILETINKVNDITCQVLLEMRYICGKSWEDVASAMGYDRSTIFRIHGKALKEVQKIKSCD
- a CDS encoding type II toxin-antitoxin system PemK/MazF family toxin translates to MARSIDLSKTQQYLEWLKTKLYLDSNASRASKRVVKRGEVYRCNLGLGIGSEECKERPCVILQSDAGNVTSPNTIVAPITHTGSTLPVVVPIANKYNESGKIILDGNVLLGNIVCVSKARLGDFVTKLDSSEMEAVDEAIAISVDIKRHYDKLKNILDDKVVYIGKLKDKISVLEDELSKKEDELNRFISIKEEFGIEDMQEFEKQIREAFLK
- a CDS encoding HNH endonuclease; the protein is MLVKQPLCVECEKNGELTPATVVDHIVPHHGDEALFWNEDNLQSLCKLCHDRKTAKEDGRWGRKNKVYTY
- a CDS encoding type II toxin-antitoxin system RelE/ParE family toxin, yielding MYEIQFNSQAARYFKKLKEKPLKDAYKTALQKISKDPYIGQPKRGDLSGIYGYDVRYQGTNYEIAYTINEVNGKKVIVLLAGTRENFYEQLKRYIK
- a CDS encoding AbrB/MazE/SpoVT family DNA-binding domain-containing protein codes for the protein MNATVMERDNMDRKIISVSKKRQITIPLKFYKHLGLDNQVECTLEDDAIVIRPLNRDSGEFSVEILKDLIAQGYSGNELVKKFEAQSKNIKKAITHMLEDADAIAAGEKKSESFEDIFGPEN
- a CDS encoding site-specific DNA-methyltransferase, producing the protein MKRTEELKVLPIDELIPYANNARTHSKEQIKKLRSSLREFGFVNPILIDKDKNIIAGHGRVSAAKEEGIKEVPCVLVEHLTEAQKKAYILADNRLALGAGWDKELLALELENLKELDFDINLIGFDAAEIEDLFSNIHDKEVKDDDFDVDAALEEEPISKQGDIWILGKHRIICGDSTKAETYEKLMEGKRANLVVTDPPYGVSYEGVAGTIQNDNLDNDAFYKFLYDAFKNMESVMADDASIYVFHADTKGLIFRKAFEDAGFYLSGVCQWVKNSLVLGRSPYQWKHEPCLFGWKKKGKHKWYAGRQETTVWNFDRPTKSKLHPTTKPIPLIAYPIKNSSVSNCIVLEPFAGSGSTIIVCEQLDRICYGIELDEKYCDVIVKRYIAYVGTDEEVFVIRDGEKISYRNMDITK
- a CDS encoding YdcF family protein; translation: MRNLKARRYIYLIVTVIILSFIVFINTIGNILVDIDEVEKSDIIVVLMGSIPDRILEAVDLYKSGYSDNIVIVDEYKSPLIEEKNIDTPVGASINKSIAVEMGVPRENITIIDGNTFSTQDEAVNIRYYLKENKDINSMILVTSKYHSFRAKKIFEKALDSLDRDVKVISRPTKYDEFNHDRWWQNREDIEKVVFEVIKLLNFYFIDQFKL
- a CDS encoding FRG domain-containing protein — translated: MIKYITDKELRELRQKNEQHFRNIEAATKLRREAMKSKTGVVGNNFWSDFVAEQMNKGSIIQYPHGRVMCFGEASNYYRGQLKDYGSCKPTLFRGTLTESKEMILLKKFVSGMQIIALNKLIEPLHQVRSWKFGDIFTYMIAQHYGIRTKYLDITSNMEVALFFATCMHIGNNRYRPITEEDIESNIGKEGMIYWRIGELDYIEAIENRQSIYPIGYQPFSRCHKQYGYFMVGNENFDLNNEPNFNIYYFNRTPNLSKEIYEKFDGGKTLFEYDALAELKDMLDSIQSTKFFSEEVFEETVALEEFSVWDKDRLIKELNNQMGISIGGNSIKLSRQRRRAIDRKWSIESFVEKEGLAPGYRMVYTSPKA